The following proteins come from a genomic window of Kitasatospora sp. NBC_01246:
- a CDS encoding cation:proton antiporter regulatory subunit has product MSIPRVRTTPLPGVGVQYDLTTREQRHLSVIAHRDGSRSLNVYRSDDPDACAQAFRLTAEESTALVDALTPAHHNPDLLHTTDLGLVAERLPVEGASHWNGRVLGETRMRTETGASIVAVLRRTGAVPSPTPDFRLAGGDILIVIGTREGVDAAAAILGRE; this is encoded by the coding sequence GTGTCGATCCCCCGTGTCCGGACCACTCCCCTGCCCGGCGTCGGCGTCCAGTACGACCTCACCACCCGAGAACAACGGCACCTGTCCGTCATCGCCCACCGGGACGGCTCACGCAGCCTCAACGTCTACCGCTCGGACGACCCCGACGCCTGCGCCCAGGCGTTCCGGCTGACGGCCGAGGAGTCCACCGCCCTGGTCGACGCCCTGACGCCCGCTCACCACAACCCGGACCTGCTGCACACCACCGACCTGGGCCTGGTCGCCGAACGCCTCCCCGTCGAGGGCGCCTCGCACTGGAACGGCCGGGTGCTCGGCGAGACCCGGATGCGCACCGAGACCGGCGCCTCGATCGTCGCCGTGCTGCGCCGCACCGGCGCCGTGCCCTCCCCGACCCCCGACTTCCGGCTGGCCGGCGGGGACATCCTGATCGTGATCGGCACCCGCGAGGGCGTGGACGCCGCCGCCGCGATCCTGGGCAGGGAGTGA
- a CDS encoding TetR/AcrR family transcriptional regulator has protein sequence MTDQGSGLRTRLVAAGVELVTAQGVHALSLREIARQAGVSHGAPRRYFATHVELLSAIARHGFDELATDLTRATAGAGPGPRERLAALARGYLGFAAAQPGMFELMFRHDLLEGSGIGLRQTSLPLFRTFTALVAEVRPPSGAEPAAAAAALWANLHGLAQLRAWGSLQLATGSDDIEPLLHAALAAHLGPEAR, from the coding sequence ATGACTGATCAGGGTTCGGGCCTGCGCACCCGGCTGGTGGCGGCCGGCGTCGAACTGGTGACGGCTCAGGGGGTCCACGCGCTCTCGCTGCGCGAGATCGCCCGCCAGGCCGGCGTCTCGCACGGCGCGCCGCGCCGCTACTTCGCCACCCACGTCGAGCTGCTGTCGGCCATCGCCCGGCACGGCTTCGACGAGCTGGCCACCGACCTCACCCGTGCGACGGCCGGCGCGGGCCCGGGCCCGCGCGAGCGGCTCGCCGCACTCGCCCGCGGCTACCTCGGCTTCGCCGCCGCCCAGCCCGGCATGTTCGAGCTGATGTTCCGCCACGACCTGCTGGAGGGCAGCGGCATCGGCCTGCGGCAGACCAGCCTCCCGCTCTTCCGGACCTTCACCGCCCTGGTCGCCGAGGTGCGGCCACCGAGCGGCGCGGAGCCCGCGGCGGCGGCCGCCGCACTCTGGGCCAACCTGCACGGGCTCGCCCAGCTCCGCGCCTGGGGCAGCCTCCAACTCGCCACCGGCAGCGACGACATCGAGCCGCTGCTGCACGCCGCCCTGGCCGCCCACCTGGGCCCGGAGGCCCGGTGA
- a CDS encoding PadR family transcriptional regulator — protein MLTLAILGFLYDEPLHGYELKSRITGLTGHARPVSDGALYPAIARLEKAGLLERRSEPGSGAAPRQVLELTAAGRAELEGRLADPAEAEISDQIRFFTVAAFLDRLTDPVAQAAVLRRRLAFLEAPSSFFYDAQGRPVAAEQESSPFRRGMLLVARASGAAERAWLAGTIADLEGGRAC, from the coding sequence GTGCTCACCCTCGCGATCCTCGGCTTCCTGTACGACGAGCCGCTGCACGGCTACGAGTTGAAGTCACGGATCACCGGCCTGACCGGCCACGCCCGGCCGGTCAGCGACGGTGCGCTCTACCCCGCCATCGCCCGTCTGGAGAAGGCCGGACTGCTGGAGCGCCGCAGCGAGCCCGGCAGCGGTGCCGCGCCGCGGCAGGTCCTGGAGCTCACCGCGGCGGGCCGGGCCGAACTCGAGGGCCGGCTGGCCGACCCGGCCGAGGCCGAGATCTCCGACCAGATCCGCTTCTTCACCGTGGCCGCCTTCCTCGACCGCCTCACCGACCCGGTCGCGCAGGCCGCGGTCCTGCGGCGCCGGCTGGCGTTCCTGGAGGCGCCGAGCAGCTTCTTCTACGACGCGCAGGGCCGGCCGGTCGCGGCCGAGCAGGAGTCCAGCCCGTTCCGGCGCGGCATGCTGCTGGTCGCCCGCGCGTCCGGCGCCGCCGAGCGGGCCTGGCTGGCCGGGACGATCGCCGATCTGGAGGGCGGCCGGGCGTGCTGA
- a CDS encoding MATE family efflux transporter: MAGPVYAGLLSGVIASVISTYWVGGLGAPAVAAVTLAGTVENLLLGLVLVVASGTTVRISHAVGAGDRAAAGRTARAAWRLCALGSLLLAVPGFLLRHPIADAFLDGPAAGLAADYFAIAFPAAGLFFGQRVADELFKGTGDTRTPMRLALLTNALLLLLDPLLILGPGPFPALGVTGAALALTTARALTFAVTLLLRRRHRRTAPPAGGLLPEARRIVSAGASFGLDFTARMGVGTVQLALVASFGVPAVAGYGVGYRVMLVVTMAFYAVRQAAAIEAARLTGAGDTAGLRTLGRDTARLAGTLGAGAAVLCAALAVPVTALFTRDDAVAAQAVGYLRMAGLYVLPYALVVTLGGVLQATGAGRRLVTASLLGLGVQLAAGVALSVPLGVNGLWTGMAVGALTQLILMRLPAPKRRRTPGPVVEPAEPVGAAEPTGQTPLRAPVE; this comes from the coding sequence TTGGCAGGGCCGGTCTACGCCGGACTCCTGTCCGGGGTGATCGCCTCGGTCATCAGCACGTACTGGGTCGGCGGGCTCGGCGCGCCCGCCGTCGCCGCCGTCACCCTCGCGGGCACCGTCGAGAACCTGCTGCTGGGCCTGGTCCTGGTGGTCGCCTCCGGCACCACCGTCCGGATCTCGCACGCCGTCGGCGCCGGGGACCGCGCGGCGGCCGGCCGGACCGCGCGGGCGGCCTGGCGGCTCTGCGCCCTCGGCAGCCTGCTGCTCGCCGTCCCCGGCTTCCTGCTGCGCCACCCGATCGCGGACGCCTTCCTGGACGGCCCCGCCGCCGGACTCGCCGCGGACTACTTCGCGATCGCCTTCCCCGCCGCCGGACTCTTCTTCGGCCAACGGGTGGCCGACGAGCTCTTCAAGGGCACCGGCGACACCCGCACGCCGATGCGGCTCGCCCTGCTGACCAACGCCCTGCTGCTCCTCCTCGACCCGCTGCTGATCCTCGGACCCGGACCGTTCCCGGCCCTCGGCGTGACGGGCGCGGCGCTCGCCCTGACCACCGCGCGCGCCCTCACCTTCGCCGTCACGCTGCTGCTCCGGCGCCGGCACCGCCGGACCGCGCCCCCGGCGGGCGGGCTCCTGCCGGAGGCCCGCCGGATCGTCTCCGCCGGAGCCTCGTTCGGCCTTGACTTCACCGCCCGGATGGGCGTCGGCACGGTGCAGCTCGCCCTGGTCGCGTCCTTCGGCGTACCGGCGGTCGCCGGCTACGGCGTGGGCTACCGCGTGATGCTGGTCGTGACCATGGCCTTCTACGCCGTACGGCAGGCCGCCGCCATCGAGGCGGCCCGGCTGACCGGCGCGGGCGACACGGCGGGGCTGCGCACCCTGGGCCGTGACACCGCCCGGCTGGCCGGCACCCTCGGCGCGGGCGCCGCCGTCCTCTGCGCGGCGCTCGCGGTGCCGGTGACCGCGCTCTTCACCCGGGACGACGCGGTCGCCGCCCAGGCCGTCGGCTACCTGCGGATGGCCGGGCTCTACGTACTGCCCTACGCCCTGGTGGTGACCCTCGGCGGCGTGCTCCAGGCCACCGGCGCGGGCCGCCGCCTGGTGACGGCCAGCCTGCTCGGACTCGGCGTCCAGCTCGCCGCCGGTGTGGCCCTGTCGGTGCCGCTCGGGGTGAACGGCCTCTGGACCGGCATGGCGGTGGGCGCGCTGACCCAGCTGATCCTGATGCGCCTGCCGGCCCCGAAGCGCCGCCGAACCCCCGGCCCGGTGGTCGAGCCCGCCGAGCCGGTCGGCGCGGCCGAACCCACCGGGCAGACCCCGCTTCGGGCCCCGGTGGAGTGA
- a CDS encoding M28 family metallopeptidase, translating into MAVAALVTPLLLVGAGSAAAAPDPGRKGAKLAARLVEESSAGSARRTLAALQRIADRNGGNRVAGSRGHDESARYVYEQARQAGLKVSKQEFEYTFFQALAQKLTVVSPQAEDVPVIAMTYSVGGPAAGLTAPLAVVPADDTTGCEAGDYAAGAFTGRIALIKRGGCSFAVKAAAAADAGATGVLVYNNADGDLNGTLGEPTAGRVPTGGISRAAGEALVAKAAAGPVTVGLDIRTLMEKRKTWNVIAETRGGDPANTVVIGSHLDSVVAGPGINDNGSGSAGVLEVAKNLGDRPVRNKVRFAWWSAEEFGLKGSEAYVASLSEAEQKKIKLYLNFDMIASPNSAQFVYDGDDSDHVGSGPGPDGSAQLERHITDYLDRRGLPHEGTDFTGRSDYGPFIDAGIPAGGTDTGAEVIKSAAQAARYGGTAGVAFDTCYHKACDNLGNLDLLAFDVNIDVIADAVGTYAWDLSSLHAPVAPQHTEGQAGSGGGLHEGHTHEVSA; encoded by the coding sequence CTGGCGGTCGCGGCCCTGGTGACGCCGCTGCTGCTGGTCGGCGCCGGGAGCGCCGCGGCCGCACCGGACCCGGGCCGCAAGGGAGCCAAGCTGGCCGCCCGGCTCGTCGAGGAGAGCAGCGCCGGCAGCGCCCGCCGGACGCTGGCCGCGCTGCAGCGGATCGCGGACCGCAACGGCGGCAACCGGGTGGCGGGCTCCCGCGGCCACGACGAGTCGGCGCGCTACGTCTACGAGCAGGCCCGCCAGGCCGGTCTGAAGGTGTCGAAGCAGGAATTCGAGTACACCTTCTTCCAGGCCCTCGCGCAGAAACTGACGGTGGTGTCCCCCCAGGCCGAGGATGTACCGGTGATCGCCATGACGTACTCCGTCGGCGGGCCGGCAGCCGGGCTGACCGCCCCGCTCGCGGTCGTCCCGGCGGACGACACCACCGGCTGCGAGGCGGGGGACTACGCGGCCGGCGCGTTCACCGGCCGGATCGCGCTGATCAAGCGCGGCGGCTGCAGCTTCGCCGTCAAGGCGGCCGCGGCGGCGGACGCCGGTGCGACCGGCGTCCTCGTCTACAACAACGCGGACGGCGACCTCAACGGCACCCTCGGGGAGCCGACCGCCGGCCGCGTCCCGACCGGCGGGATCAGCAGGGCGGCGGGCGAGGCGCTGGTCGCCAAAGCCGCCGCCGGGCCGGTCACCGTGGGCCTGGACATCCGTACCCTCATGGAGAAGCGCAAGACCTGGAACGTCATCGCCGAGACCCGCGGCGGCGACCCGGCGAACACCGTCGTCATCGGCTCCCACCTGGACTCCGTGGTGGCGGGCCCGGGCATCAACGACAACGGCTCCGGCTCGGCGGGCGTCCTGGAGGTGGCGAAGAACCTCGGCGACCGGCCGGTCAGGAACAAGGTCAGGTTCGCCTGGTGGTCGGCCGAGGAGTTCGGCCTCAAGGGCTCCGAGGCCTACGTGGCGTCACTCTCCGAGGCCGAGCAGAAGAAGATCAAGCTCTATCTGAACTTCGACATGATCGCCTCGCCCAACTCCGCCCAGTTCGTCTACGACGGCGACGACTCCGACCACGTCGGCTCCGGCCCCGGCCCGGACGGCTCGGCGCAACTGGAGCGGCACATCACCGACTACCTGGACCGCCGGGGCCTGCCGCACGAGGGCACCGACTTCACCGGCCGCTCCGACTACGGCCCGTTCATCGACGCGGGGATCCCGGCGGGCGGCACCGACACCGGCGCCGAGGTGATCAAGTCCGCGGCGCAGGCGGCGCGTTACGGCGGCACGGCCGGGGTGGCGTTCGACACGTGCTACCACAAGGCCTGCGACAACCTGGGCAACCTCGACCTGTTGGCCTTCGACGTCAACATCGACGTGATCGCCGACGCCGTCGGCACCTACGCCTGGGACCTCTCCTCCCTGCACGCGCCGGTGGCGCCGCAGCACACCGAGGGCCAGGCCGGCAGCGGTGGCGGCCTCCACGAGGGCCACACCCACGAGGTGTCGGCCTGA
- a CDS encoding MFS transporter: MNTPARRRLTLAGSITGASIVALDGTVLTVARPAMQHDLNASFTAVQWTSTAYLIAVASLLVFAGRLGDRYGHQRVFAVGVLGFAAASAGIGLAPGIGWVIGLRVAQGVAGALLQPATLGMLRAAYPADRLAMPIALRTSVIGLAAAAGPVVGGALTTQLGWRAVFFLTVLPAVAAGLAALAVRIPQPPADRSTGALRALDLPGAALLAAALVCLVHTLVGVPEHGRPAATAFGLLAAALLGTAFVHQQRRAAHPLLPPRVFASPTVASSLGVLLTASAALFGTLFLATYFLQDVLGLDPFQSGVRALPLAVTMVAAAPAAAVLMRRHGARATAGAGMLLLTLGTLLAARFDESTGAVAIGGSFLLLGSGFGAVMVTATAALVRDASVADAGVAGGLQQTVMNIGPALGTAAATTLTAGRPLVTAMGPALLVLAATAAVGVLLAPRLPTRARARAAGVVEATRPGH, from the coding sequence GTGAACACGCCCGCGCGCCGGCGCCTGACCCTCGCCGGGAGCATCACCGGCGCCTCGATCGTGGCCCTGGACGGCACCGTCCTCACCGTCGCCCGGCCCGCCATGCAGCACGACCTCAACGCCTCCTTCACCGCCGTCCAGTGGACCAGCACCGCCTACCTGATCGCGGTGGCGAGCCTGCTGGTCTTCGCCGGCCGGCTGGGCGACCGCTACGGCCACCAACGCGTCTTCGCCGTGGGCGTGCTGGGCTTCGCCGCCGCCTCGGCCGGGATCGGCCTGGCGCCCGGCATCGGCTGGGTGATCGGCCTGCGCGTCGCCCAGGGCGTGGCGGGCGCGCTGCTGCAGCCCGCCACCCTGGGCATGCTGCGCGCGGCCTACCCGGCCGACCGGCTCGCGATGCCGATCGCCCTGCGCACCAGCGTGATCGGCCTGGCGGCCGCCGCCGGACCGGTCGTCGGCGGGGCGCTGACCACCCAACTGGGCTGGCGGGCGGTCTTCTTCCTCACCGTCCTCCCCGCCGTCGCGGCCGGGCTCGCCGCGCTGGCCGTGCGGATTCCGCAGCCACCCGCCGACCGGTCCACCGGCGCCCTGCGCGCGCTCGACCTGCCGGGCGCCGCCCTGCTCGCGGCGGCGCTGGTCTGCCTGGTGCACACGCTCGTCGGGGTGCCCGAGCACGGCCGGCCGGCCGCCACGGCGTTCGGCCTGCTCGCCGCGGCCCTGCTCGGCACCGCCTTCGTCCACCAACAGCGGCGCGCCGCACACCCGTTGCTGCCGCCGCGGGTGTTCGCCTCGCCCACCGTCGCGTCCTCGCTCGGCGTGCTGCTGACCGCGTCCGCGGCGCTCTTCGGGACGCTGTTCCTGGCCACCTACTTCCTCCAGGACGTGCTCGGGCTGGACCCGTTCCAGTCCGGCGTCCGGGCGTTGCCGCTGGCCGTCACGATGGTCGCCGCCGCCCCGGCCGCCGCGGTGCTGATGCGCCGCCACGGGGCCCGGGCCACCGCCGGGGCCGGGATGCTGCTGCTCACGCTCGGCACCCTGCTCGCGGCCCGGTTCGACGAGTCCACCGGGGCCGTCGCGATCGGCGGCAGCTTCCTCCTGCTGGGCAGCGGGTTCGGGGCGGTGATGGTCACCGCGACGGCCGCCCTCGTCCGCGACGCCTCGGTGGCGGACGCGGGCGTCGCCGGCGGGCTCCAGCAGACCGTGATGAACATCGGCCCGGCCCTGGGGACCGCCGCCGCGACCACCCTCACCGCCGGCCGTCCGCTCGTGACCGCCATGGGCCCGGCCCTGCTGGTCCTCGCGGCCACGGCGGCGGTCGGCGTCCTGCTCGCCCCCCGCCTCCCGACCCGGGCCCGGGCCCGGGCGGCGGGGGTGGTGGAGGCGACGCGGCCGGGGCACTGA
- a CDS encoding isocitrate lyase/PEP mutase family protein — MLHEDTAPGYGQRLREDVAAQGTTPLIGVYDMYSASIAAEHYNGMFVSGFGFAASYYGLPDIGFIAWPDMVAFVERLRGAFPQHHLLVDIDDGYVDPEVACHVVRRLERIGASGVILEDQKRPRRCGHADGKQVLPLEEYLEKLDQVLAARTDLVVVARTDATEESDILLRAEALAATDADIVLVDGVRSEEWIRRIRQVVGDKPLLFNQIAGGKSPRLSLSELGELGVDVAIYSTPCLFAAHRAMDEALAGLKVADGRLPAPAEDSPQIGVRESTELLERNIARPRRREAVGA, encoded by the coding sequence ATGCTTCACGAAGACACGGCGCCGGGCTACGGGCAGCGCCTCCGCGAGGACGTCGCGGCCCAGGGGACGACCCCGCTCATCGGCGTCTACGACATGTACTCGGCCTCGATCGCGGCCGAGCACTACAACGGCATGTTCGTCTCGGGCTTCGGCTTCGCGGCGTCCTACTACGGCCTGCCGGACATCGGCTTCATCGCCTGGCCCGACATGGTGGCCTTCGTCGAGCGGCTGCGCGGCGCGTTCCCGCAGCACCACCTCCTGGTCGACATCGACGACGGCTACGTCGATCCGGAGGTGGCCTGCCACGTGGTGCGCAGGCTGGAGCGGATCGGCGCCTCCGGCGTCATCCTGGAGGACCAGAAGCGCCCGCGCCGCTGCGGTCACGCCGACGGCAAGCAGGTCCTGCCGCTGGAGGAGTACCTGGAGAAGCTCGACCAGGTCCTCGCCGCCCGCACCGACCTCGTGGTGGTGGCCCGGACGGATGCCACCGAGGAGAGTGACATCCTGCTGCGGGCCGAGGCGCTCGCGGCCACCGACGCCGACATCGTCCTGGTGGACGGAGTGCGCAGCGAGGAGTGGATCCGCCGGATCCGGCAGGTCGTGGGGGACAAGCCGCTGCTGTTCAACCAGATCGCCGGTGGCAAGTCCCCCCGGCTCTCGCTCTCCGAGCTGGGCGAGCTCGGCGTCGACGTCGCCATCTACAGCACTCCCTGCCTGTTCGCGGCGCACCGCGCGATGGACGAGGCGCTGGCCGGGCTGAAGGTGGCCGACGGCCGACTCCCGGCCCCCGCCGAGGACAGCCCCCAGATCGGGGTCCGGGAGTCCACCGAGTTGCTGGAGCGGAACATCGCCCGCCCGCGCCGGCGCGAGGCGGTAGGAGCGTGA
- a CDS encoding acyltransferase domain-containing protein translates to MEPVTLPDAEQLPEALLELAVPFEEVNAVLAARTRLARDGGLRAAFDEALREQVAAVGTLGRPSGLYGSRPAGFEADGHLLTLLFVALAPHVRAYHRALGIGPAVTRSTLADLGRQLVVSRWRGHPGGLGNPSWLTLHFRGELYQLGRLQFQRKRLTGADAESAAAAGFGPWSLQLHIPDHSGPLSAEACDRALARARDFFARHFPTEPYATAFISSWLLDPQLRRHLPEDSNIVRFQKRFTPLRPPGEPADDNPLRYVFGDSGRPLESLPRDTPLQRALVDHLRAGGHWYVVGGWLRLGEGDVLGEDDA, encoded by the coding sequence TTGGAGCCGGTCACGCTGCCGGACGCGGAGCAGCTGCCCGAGGCGCTGCTCGAACTCGCCGTCCCGTTCGAGGAGGTGAACGCCGTCCTGGCCGCGCGCACCCGGCTGGCCCGGGACGGCGGGCTGCGGGCCGCGTTCGACGAGGCCCTGCGCGAGCAGGTGGCGGCGGTCGGGACGCTCGGCCGGCCGTCCGGTCTCTACGGCAGCCGGCCGGCGGGGTTCGAGGCCGACGGACACCTCCTGACCCTGCTCTTCGTCGCCCTCGCCCCGCACGTCCGGGCGTACCACCGTGCCCTCGGGATCGGCCCGGCGGTGACCAGGAGCACCCTGGCCGACCTCGGCCGGCAGCTGGTGGTGAGCCGTTGGCGGGGCCACCCCGGCGGGCTGGGCAACCCCTCCTGGCTGACCCTGCACTTCCGGGGCGAGCTGTACCAGCTCGGCCGGCTCCAGTTCCAGCGCAAGCGGCTCACCGGGGCGGACGCCGAATCGGCGGCCGCGGCCGGGTTCGGCCCGTGGAGCCTGCAACTGCACATCCCCGACCACAGCGGACCGCTCTCCGCCGAGGCCTGCGACCGTGCGCTGGCCCGGGCCCGCGACTTCTTCGCCCGGCACTTCCCCACCGAGCCGTACGCGACGGCGTTCATCTCCTCCTGGCTGCTGGACCCTCAGCTCCGCCGCCACCTGCCGGAGGACTCCAACATCGTCCGGTTCCAGAAACGGTTCACCCCGCTGCGTCCGCCGGGCGAGCCGGCGGACGACAACCCGCTCCGCTACGTCTTCGGCGACAGCGGCCGGCCGCTGGAGTCGCTGCCCCGGGACACCCCGCTCCAGCGGGCCCTGGTGGACCACCTGCGCGCGGGCGGCCACTGGTACGTCGTCGGCGGGTGGCTCAGGCTCGGCGAGGGCGACGTGCTCGGCGAGGACGACGCCTGA
- a CDS encoding antitoxin codes for MSMIDKIKQMLKGHEDQADKAVDKAGDTVDQRTQGKYSGHVDTAQDRVKDQFRDQPPQ; via the coding sequence ATGTCCATGATCGACAAGATCAAGCAGATGCTGAAGGGCCACGAGGACCAGGCGGACAAGGCCGTCGACAAGGCCGGTGACACCGTCGACCAACGGACCCAGGGCAAGTACAGCGGCCACGTCGACACGGCCCAGGACAGGGTCAAGGACCAGTTCCGCGACCAGCCTCCCCAGTAG
- a CDS encoding class I SAM-dependent methyltransferase: MPAPLEAAVPTADTGTARPQQLTRDGIPGWFFKVDQEAFAHFLTEQSAAGHTGDILELGTYLGRSAVLLGDHLRPGEQLTVCDLFDSEAGDADNAAEMTMSYRKTLTRSAFEANYLTFHPRLPVIVQAPTSVLADRRIPDGSCRFVHIDASHLYEHVAGDIEVARAALGENGLVALDDYRSEHTPGVSAAVWQAVFTGGLRPVLLTPMKFYGTWGDAEELQRVLLGRDWRAGGYTVDEDAIAGARVVRLKYAVKPGAAQAHRSAPRRLALDLLPPVATRATRRLLQALRDRRAGRPAVRTGWSRAG; the protein is encoded by the coding sequence ATGCCCGCACCCCTGGAGGCCGCCGTGCCCACTGCCGACACCGGAACCGCCCGCCCGCAGCAGCTGACGCGCGACGGCATCCCCGGCTGGTTCTTCAAGGTCGACCAGGAGGCCTTCGCCCACTTCCTCACCGAACAGAGCGCGGCCGGGCACACCGGCGACATCCTCGAACTGGGCACCTACCTCGGCCGGAGCGCCGTCCTGCTCGGGGACCACCTCCGGCCCGGCGAGCAGCTGACCGTCTGCGACCTGTTCGACTCCGAGGCGGGCGACGCCGACAACGCCGCCGAGATGACGATGTCCTACCGCAAGACCCTGACCAGGAGCGCCTTCGAGGCCAACTACCTCACGTTCCACCCGCGGTTGCCGGTCATCGTGCAGGCCCCCACCTCGGTACTGGCCGACCGCCGGATCCCGGACGGCAGTTGCCGCTTCGTCCACATCGACGCCTCGCACCTCTACGAGCACGTGGCCGGGGACATCGAGGTCGCCCGGGCGGCACTGGGCGAGAACGGGCTGGTCGCGCTCGACGACTACCGCTCGGAGCACACCCCGGGCGTCTCGGCGGCGGTCTGGCAGGCGGTGTTCACCGGCGGGCTGCGGCCCGTGCTGCTCACCCCCATGAAGTTCTACGGGACTTGGGGGGACGCCGAGGAACTCCAGCGGGTGCTGCTCGGCCGGGACTGGCGGGCCGGCGGCTACACGGTGGACGAGGACGCCATCGCCGGTGCGCGGGTGGTGCGGCTGAAGTACGCGGTCAAGCCGGGCGCGGCCCAGGCGCACCGCTCCGCCCCGCGGCGCCTGGCGCTGGACCTGCTGCCGCCGGTCGCCACCCGCGCGACCCGGCGGCTGCTCCAGGCGCTGCGCGATCGCCGCGCGGGCCGGCCGGCGGTCCGTACCGGCTGGTCCCGCGCCGGCTGA
- a CDS encoding cation:proton antiporter codes for MHTASVFIELGSVILVLGLLGRIAGRYGFSPIPLYLLGGLAFGKGGLLPLSASEEFVATGAEIGVVLLLLMLGLEYTAADLVTNLKAQYPAGAVDFVLNALPGAAAALLLGWGPVAAVVLAGVTWISSSGVIAKVLGDLGRLGNRETPVILSILVLEDLAMAVYLPILTALLAGAGLLAGSLTLAIALATAGAVLFVALRYGRVISKFVSHDDPEKLLLVVLGLTLLVAGLAQQLQVSAAVGAFLVGIALSGEAAEGAHTLLSPLRDLFAAVFFVFFGLSTDPTSIPPVLLPALLLAVVTALTKVATGYWAARRAGIGERGRWRAGGALVSRGEFSIVIAGLAVTAGIEPELGPFATAYVLILVVTGPLAARYTQPAVERLGALRGRWAPAARVSPGAERLPGAGASDAATAPEAITFEGPEPADLVQDGFAQDGFAQEQPANGLPR; via the coding sequence ATGCACACCGCAAGCGTCTTCATCGAACTCGGCTCGGTCATCCTGGTCCTCGGCCTGCTCGGCCGAATAGCCGGCCGGTACGGGTTCTCGCCCATCCCGCTCTACCTACTCGGCGGACTGGCCTTCGGCAAGGGCGGCCTGCTGCCGCTCAGCGCCAGTGAGGAGTTCGTGGCCACCGGCGCCGAGATCGGCGTCGTCCTGCTGCTGCTGATGCTGGGTCTGGAGTACACCGCCGCCGACCTGGTGACCAACCTCAAGGCCCAGTACCCGGCCGGCGCCGTCGACTTCGTGCTCAACGCACTGCCCGGCGCGGCCGCCGCCCTGCTCCTCGGCTGGGGCCCGGTCGCCGCCGTGGTACTGGCCGGCGTCACCTGGATCTCCTCCTCCGGGGTGATCGCCAAGGTGCTCGGCGACCTCGGCCGGCTCGGCAACCGGGAGACCCCGGTGATCCTCAGCATCCTGGTGCTGGAGGACCTCGCGATGGCCGTCTACCTGCCGATCCTGACCGCGCTGCTGGCCGGCGCCGGCCTGCTCGCCGGCTCGCTCACCCTCGCCATCGCGCTCGCCACCGCGGGCGCCGTGCTCTTCGTCGCGCTCCGCTACGGCCGGGTGATCTCGAAGTTCGTCTCGCACGACGACCCGGAGAAGCTGCTGCTGGTCGTCCTCGGACTGACCCTGCTGGTGGCCGGCCTCGCGCAGCAGCTCCAGGTGTCCGCCGCGGTCGGGGCGTTCCTGGTCGGCATCGCCCTCTCCGGCGAGGCCGCCGAGGGCGCGCACACCCTGCTCAGCCCGTTGCGGGACCTCTTCGCGGCGGTCTTCTTCGTCTTCTTCGGGCTCAGCACGGATCCGACGAGCATCCCGCCCGTCCTGCTGCCCGCGCTGCTGCTGGCCGTGGTCACCGCGCTCACCAAGGTGGCGACGGGGTACTGGGCCGCCCGCCGGGCCGGGATCGGCGAACGCGGCCGCTGGCGGGCCGGCGGCGCGCTGGTCTCGCGCGGGGAGTTCTCCATCGTCATCGCCGGTCTGGCCGTCACCGCGGGCATCGAGCCCGAACTCGGGCCGTTCGCCACCGCGTACGTGCTGATCCTGGTGGTCACCGGCCCGCTCGCGGCCCGGTACACCCAGCCCGCGGTGGAGCGCCTCGGGGCGCTGCGCGGGCGCTGGGCTCCGGCGGCCCGGGTCTCGCCGGGCGCCGAACGGCTGCCCGGCGCCGGGGCGAGCGACGCCGCCACGGCGCCGGAGGCGATCACGTTCGAGGGGCCGGAGCCGGCGGATCTCGTTCAGGACGGGTTCGCGCAGGACGGGTTCGCGCAGGAGCAGCCGGCCAACGGGCTGCCGCGCTGA